A genome region from Euphorbia lathyris chromosome 4, ddEupLath1.1, whole genome shotgun sequence includes the following:
- the LOC136227757 gene encoding uncharacterized protein has translation MYDLDIESFKLMKLPPLVCATLDLNYFPEVYDENTAKQILEQLQQLEHVKTLTDLEIEGLSSPLLNCKCLTVDGTNFDEHLRGIVCVLCSLPLLEKLVIKLQLCQCQMTADVPELNNYREKKHWNSDGTGFNCFVPQLKTVEIKGLSDGDSQCELVLHFLEFLLKNAITLEKMVLVLKDGSTDLVDKVSQKLLSIPKCSRHAIVELLCSN, from the exons ATGTATGATTTGGATATTGAATCATTTAAATTGATGAAACTGCCGCCTTTAGTTTGTGCTACTCTTGATTTGAATTATTTTCCGGAGGTCTACGATGAAAATACTGCCAAGCAGATCCTTGAGCAGCTTCAGCAGCTTGAACATGTCAAG ACTTTAACAGACTTGGAGATAGAAGGTCTATCTTCTCCGTTGTTAAACTGCAAATGTTTGACTGTGGATGGTACTAATTTTGATGAGCACCTCCGGGGAATTGTATGTGTACTTTGCAGTTTACCTTTGCTTGAGAAATTAGTTATAAAGTTGCAGCTATGTCAG TGTCAAATGACTGCAGATGTTCCGGAATTGAACAATTACAGAGAGAAGAAGCATTGGAATTCAGATGGGACTGGTTTCAATTGTTTCGTGCCACAGCTAAAGACTGTTGAGATTAAAGGCCTCTCAGACGGAGATAGTCAATGTGAGCTTGTTCTCCACTTTCTTGAGTTCCTACTTAAGAATGCAATAACGTTGGAGAAGATGGTCTTGGTATTAAAAGATGGCAGCACAGATCTTGTGGATAAAGTTTCTCAAAAGTTGTTAAGCATCCCAAAATGTTCTCGACACGCTATTGTCGAGTTATTGTGTTCTAACTAG